The DNA region CTCCAGATCCTTGACTACCTGCCGAGCCATTTCACGCGATGTGATCCCCTCTAGGAATCCGACGTCTGCACCGGCTTCCCGTGCGGCTTTGAGACGGTTGAGACTCTCCTCGTAGCCGTGTTTTTGAAGTGCATCTGTCCGCGCAATCACGACGATGTCGCTCCCCATGCGCCGGCGCGCTTGCACGGCCGCGCGGATCCGCGTGACATACGTGTCTGTGTCGACGAGGATCTTACCGCCAAGGTGGCCGCAGCGTTTTGTCTGGACTTGGTCTTCGATGTGAAAGCCCGCGACGCCGGAGCGGGAGTATTGCTCCGTGGTTCGGGCGACCATGATGGGGCCGCCGTAGCCGGTGTCTGCGTCGGCGATTAGGGGTGTCGAAGGGGAGATGTTGGCGAGAGTTTCGGCATTGGTGCGCATGTCGTTTAGTGTGCAGATGCCGAGGTCTGCTTGGCCATGCACGGATGCGGCGGTGCCGGCGCCGGTCTACTATGTTAGCATTGAACAGACAATTTGGCAATAATGCTCACCATGTACAAAGCATCAAAGCCAACGGACAGCGCAATCCGCGCAGAAACACCATCGTAGACACCCGGGGCGGAAATGAAGCTCTCGGGGTCTTGTAGGGCACGACGCAGGGTGGTGGCGGCGGTGATGATGGGCATTTCGAGTCAATCAAGTcgtactttttttttctttctttttgaaaGAATTGGTTTCTGGGGAAAACAAGCCAATTTATAGATGAATCAGTAGCACAGCCCGGTAAATTTCTTCATTTCGCCATCCTGAATCATGCTCTTGTTATACTCAGATACTCCCCGATGTCGGTGTTAGTAATCCGGAGTTAGCTCGGATAACCCTGATTCATGCCGAGGCTCTTGTTTGGCGGCAGAATTCCAGATGCGGACTTTAGATCTGCACTCCGCGACGTTGACTCTTCACTACTCCATCTTCTACGCCCGAGACTCTCGATTCTACGGAGGAAGCAATGGCACGCTCAGCAATAGTCCAggaatattcatcatcaacaCCAACCCTCACCCTCGACGAGAGAACCGCCCTCGAGCGCCAGAACAATGGTATCCCCCGTCCTCAAGGCTACCGGGTGTCATGGCACGCCAACCCAGCTGTCGAACCGCACCACTTCGGCCAGTCACACCCCATGAAGCCATGGCGGTTAACACTCACAAAACAACTGGTGATGGCGTACGGGATGCACCACGCCATGGACCTCTACCTAGCGCGCGCCGCGACATACGAAGAAATGGCCGACTTCCACAAAACAGACTACCTCGATTTCCTCAAACAAGTGGTCCCAGGGGACATCGAGAACGCCGATCAAAGCGATAATGTTGCGCGCTTCAACTTCGGCGACGACTGCCCCATCTTCGACGGCCTCTACAACTACTGCTCCCTCTACGCAGGCGGCACCATCGACGCCGCCCGCAAGCTCTGCAACAATCAATCCGAAATCGCAGTCAACTGGTCCGGCGGCCTACACCACGCCAAAAAGGCCGAAGCCTCGGGCTTCTGCTACGTCAACGACATCGTCCTCGGCATCCTGCAACTCCTACGCCACCACCCCCGCGTCATGTACATCGACATCGACGTGCACCACGGCGACGGCGTCGAGCAGGCCTTCTGGTCCACAGACCGCGTCCTCACCGTCTCCTTCCACAAATACGACAAAGACAACTTCTTCCCGGGCACCGGCGCCCTCGACTCCACCGGCCCCAACCACCCCCTCAACCCAGGCGCCCACCACGCCCTCAACGTGCCCCTCCACGACGGCATCGACGATGACTCCTACATCCAGCTTTTCCAGGAAGTCATCGGCGCCTCCGTTGAGACCTACCGCCCAGGCGCCATCGTCTTGCAATGCGGCGCCGACTCACTCGGCTGCGACCGCCTGGGCTGCTTCAACCTCAACGTGCGCGCGCACGGCGCCTGCGTCGCCTTCGTGAAAACCTTCAACCTCCCGCTCCTCgtctgcggcggcggcgggtACACGCCGCGCAATGTGTCTCGCGCCTGGGCGCACGAAACCTCCATCCTGATCGACGCGCAGGACATTATCGACCCGCACATCCCGAACAGCGTATCCTTCCGCAACCACTTCGGGCCAGACTTCTCGCTGTTCCCGCCGTTGTCAGAGATGCGGCGGCTGGAGAATAAGAATTCGCGGCCGTACCTGGCGAGTCTGGTGCAGGCGGTTAGGGAGCAGTTGCGGTATATTCAGGGGGCACCGAGTGTGCAGATGAGTTTTATTCCGCCGGATATTCTGGGCCTGAGGGAGGAGACGGAGCAGGAGATTGATGAGGAGACGGCGCTGAttgaggaagagagggaggaACGCGAGGGCGGGGGAAATGGGGTGATTCGGGCGCGGAATAGTCGCAGGAGGGAGTTGGAGAGGGGGGCTGGGTATCGGGGAGAGTTATATTCGTAGCTTTCTTTCTGGGTATGTGTTCGGTCATCAAAAGGCGTCAATGGTTTCTGGAGTTACGGTTGCAAGATATCCCCGGTGGGTGGCATCAAAACCTGGATACATGATAATTTATTTGTCTATCAACCCGGTATCTCTTTATGCACATGATTCAATATTCAAATCAGTATTATTCCTAAACCACATTCCTCTCCCGTTCTTCCGCCGTCCAAACTTTTCCAGTCTGTAAAATCAAATCGGGTATCCAGCATATTGTATATAAATGTAAAGTAAATCAGTCGACAAGAAAGATAAAATGCTGTGTTGAACACGACAGGCCCTTTTGAGGCCTCAAGACCGTCCGTAGTCTTCTGCGCAGGTTGACTACTTCGATCTGGCTTGTATCTTGCGTAGAATTGCAGATGATTATGGTATTGAAGTATAGTAATAAAAATTACACCAGACCACAGTAGGTCTAACGCTGCCACTTGCGGCGAGTCGGGACGGTCGAGGGCACGTCCGTGTTTCATTGCTTTCGGAGTCCGTTGAGGACTTGCAACCCTATTGTCGCACGACACCAATGGCTGTGTGTTCAATGGCTTGCCGCAGAAGCTTCATCCTTCTGGCCTGGCAGAATCGGCGCGATGGATAGGATTTGTTTGACGGCAACTTCGGGGTTGTGAGAGTCACTACACAGCGTTAGTCTGACTTCACCCTCTTCGGGCAAATTTGCACTTACACCTCCGCGTCGATGATCCAGTCTAAATCTTCTTCGCCCTCGTCCGGGCCACCGGGGCCACCTTGGACATGACGAAAAAGTTTCGGTTGCCATTCGATTCCCTGTTCGGTCCTCTTGGCTGCTTCTTCACGTTGGCGATCTTCAATCGCGGTCTTCGAATCCGTTGCGGCATCGTGGTCGCGGGCAATAATGGCCTTGACCGTGTCGTGCCATAACTTTTGTGATTCCCGGTCGCCTTGCTCTTCAATCGGTCGGTGTAGGGGAGGAGTGTGTTTGGCATGTACTGCATCGAAAAGCGTCTCTTTCTTGTGTGTCTATGATGACGTCAGACTTGCTCTCTTCAGAATAGGGAATGGCTGACATACCGCGACATTTTTAATGGTCATCTCCCCGTTCCACATACCAGAAAGCTCGTAGTACACTTCTCCAGTCTTTTCATTCTTGATGGTCCCGCCAATCGCATTATAAGTACCGGAAAAATAGCCCTTTGTTTTGAACTCGATGTCCGCAACCAGGTCGTGCTCTGGGCATCGGACATAACTGTGATCTCCGAGTTCATACTTCATCTTCCCGAAGAGAATACCGCGGGCGTACATGTTGGGCTGGGTCAGGATACTACTCCAGTCAGCACTCAGCCCAAATCCgcagaagagagagagagaaaaaaagaagaaaaaaagaaacatacTATCGTTCGCCTTTTTCCTGGTTCTGACCTTTATTCAGAAGCCGCAGAACGGCAACACCTTCCATCAGACTAGCTGCGGAATTGCCCAGGAACTTACTGCGCGGTTTCAAGGTCCCGTCTATCCGGATCCTATGTTCGGGGGCCATGAAAAAATAGCTCGACTTGGGCGGGTGGTGCGAGGTCTGTTCGGCGATGTAGTATCCGCGCGTGCCATCGGGGTATTCCCAGTATCCGGTAAAGGTCTCTCCGAGGATTGGATTGAGCGGCTTCTTCACGCCTCTGAAAGTAGTACTGTTAGAACGGCACCACGGCCAAGAGACAGTATAGAGTATGGAGGTCGACATACGGAGGCTTGATATGCCACCCACTCAGGTAGAACCGgacaacggacacgaagcgCTCGAGAGGGTCATCGATGGTGGTCATAGGGAGGAGGGTTTCGGGGTGTGCCATGAAGCTAGGAAACTGTTAGTTTATCGCACGTAAACCGAGAGAAGATATAGGACAGACTTGGTTATTCTTTCCAGCATAGATCGCGGCTCGAGAATGAAAGTAGGAAGAACGACACGACTCAAGTCTGCACCCGGTCGCAACTGGGAAATGATGTGCGAGAGCACTAGCACAATAAACGTCAGTCATAATACTAGAATATAGAGAGAATAGCGACTTGACATACCATTTCCCTGGTCGGGCTCAACGGTCTCATCGTCGCCGCTGTGGACGTCACTGCGGTTGGATTCGTCGATGGAAGACCGAGTGCCTGAAGAATAAAACCACGAGCCCCAGTCAGAAGACATGATGAGAGAGAAACTGGTGGAGAAACGACGATCCGGAAAAGGCGAATGCTGTGTGATATGGTTGGAAAGGAATAAGGAGAGAAGCAAGTTGGGATGGAGGGGAAAGACGATGAATGGATGACGTTGGAGCGATGGAGGGGAATAATGAGTTCACTTACTCGACGCCCGGCTGCGACTGCGGAGATGCGCTATGCCCGGTACCATACTGTTTCTATACAATATTATCCTGAATCCCTATAGAAATCTTCTCGGAAATGGTGAAAATGCAGAGAAAGAACAACAGCTGCAGGAATCGACCTAATGAACTCCTGATTTTCTGGCGGTGGGCGCGAGTGACGTTGCCACAATATAAATAGGATGGGACCTATTAATTAGGAGAGTTGTTGAGGCGCTAGAGACTACTATACGCTCGATCCGGTTTCAGTCTATGCTATGTCATACAGTCATCTCTCATCTAGAAGGTAAATAGAAGAAGCCAAATGTCTCCAAATGTCTACACAGTCGCAATCAGTGGCACATCTCCCCCTGTGATCTCCCGGACAAAATCCATGTCCGGTTGGTAGAGCATCACATGGAAATGTTCTATGGCGTGGACTGATTTAAGCGACTTCCAGTTCTTAAACCAGACGACCTGTACAAGATGAGCCTTGACAGACCGTGGTGGTGGGAAGCTACAAGTTACTTACCCTTTCCGGGGGCACCCGCGAACAGAATGTCTCTTTCACATAGTCGTCGATCTCCTTCCTCGCTCGTGGTGTCAGATCGTCCGTAGCTGGATCGTCCTCCAATTCGAATTTCACCCATACAACCAGATGGATGATCCCCTCTTCCACTCCGTACGGCCAGTCATTATACAGGGTCTTGATGTCCTCTGTCAAATCCCTGTTAGAACGACATCATACGCTCATGTAGGTGGCAAAAAATCAGACCTGCATATTTAAATGGTCGACCTTTCGGCTTTAACGCGTCCAgatcatctccatctccccaGCGTAGTCGTTCCTTGACAACAAACCGCATCACCGATCCATACCGCGCCTTGATTTGCGTTGTATACTCCAGGTACTTTCTCAAATCTGAGGGAAGTCTCTGAAAGCGCTCGATTCGGTTCGTTCCTAATTGTCTCAGTGTTTTTCCCTGGTTCCCATGATAACGAGCTCACGCACGTATAAACTCCTTGACCAGCTCCCAATCCTGTCTCCTGTATCGTTCATCTGGCGTAGATAAGATCTGTATATTCTTTTCCGGAAGGTTACGCAAGAAATCCGGACATTCTGCGGGCCATTCATTCCGGGGTATGTTCATAAGCCAGTAGGGCAGGGATCCCGGTTCATTGGAGGTTGACGACTGGTCGAGAGAGAGGGCGGCGGGCTCAGCGGTCGTCAGTTTCTCATCAATCGCTGTGAACGTGGCGGCTGGAGTCGAGGGGGTTTCGGAGTGAGGCATGGTTATGTTGATTGCGATTATCGTCTAATTGTGCTGCGAATAAATGGCGTTTTTGAGGTATTCTCGTGTCAGAGCGAATCCCCAGACACCGATTGTCATTCTGGTAGGCGGAGACAGCTGTTGGAGAGGGAAAGGATTGACATGTGACATTCTACAAGTACTCTCAGCACGATATACTATTTATGGAAGTGTGGTATTGTCTGATTACTTTTGGCTTTATAATTGCGATTGTAGACCTAACATATTCATAAAAGTGCATAAATTACTCTGTACTACGCCCTATCATGGCTATTTCAGGCCCATCAACCCCAATAACAGACACTCCGGCATCCCTCAACTCCTTCTTTGTCTCCTCCCACCACGAATGCACCACACACTTCGTCCCCTCCTCGACAACAAAACTTCTAAACCCAGCCTTGGCAGCATCAATCGCCGTATACTTCACACAGTAATCCCCCGCCAACCCAACAATAAAAACATCCTGAATCCCCTTCTCCTTCAGGACAGCCTCCAGATCAACATCGACTGCCCGACCATCCCCATCTCCCGAAGCAGGTAACGAAGCATGCATATTCCCAAATGCATCCGAGAACGCGGAGTACATCTCCACGTTCGCATTCATTCCCTTCTTAACATGCACGTCGAAGTGCTTCGAATCGAGCTCGGGGATTAGTGATGCTCCCTCGGTGCCAGCGACGCAATGCACGGGCCAGAGTCGCTGGAGCTTCGCAtcgttctctttccctgGGGCTGGGTTGGTCATGCTAATGTGTGATTCAAAGGGAATGTTGTTGGGTGCTGGGTGGTTCGCGGCGAAGGAGATGTGGTCTGGTGGGTGGTAATCTTGAGTTGCTATCCGAATTGTGAAACCGGGGTGGGCGAGGAGTGAATTTATTACTGGTGTGATCGAACGACCTTCTTCGACTGCCAGGGCCCCATTCTGAACATGTTAGTGGTGTTCAAGCCATGGATGTCGATAGTCGACTTACGGGTGGACAGAAATCCTCTTGCATGTCCACCACAACCAGTGCTGCTCTAGAGTTAATAGTCATCTTCTTGGCTGTTCGAGCAATAGTgacttttctttctctatAGAAA from Aspergillus chevalieri M1 DNA, chromosome 2, nearly complete sequence includes:
- a CDS encoding isocitrate lyase/PEP mutase family protein (COG:C;~EggNog:ENOG410QDJN;~InterPro:IPR039556,IPR018523,IPR015813,IPR040442;~PFAM:PF13714;~TransMembrane:1 (o232-251i);~go_function: GO:0003824 - catalytic activity [Evidence IEA]), whose product is MPIITAATTLRRALQDPESFISAPGVYDGVSARIALSVGFDALYMTGAGTAASVHGQADLGICTLNDMRTNAETLANISPSTPLIADADTGYGGPIMVARTTEQYSRSGVAGFHIEDQVQTKRCGHLGGKILVDTDTYVTRIRAAVQARRRMGSDIVVIARTDALQKHGYEESLNRLKAAREAGADVGFLEGITSREMARQVVKDLEGWPLVLNMVEHGATPSISAQEAKEMGFKLIIFPFAALGPALTAIRSGMEKLKRDGLPGLSEEMTPQTLFRVCGLDESIKIDADAGGGAFEEGVDLKKTS
- the hosA gene encoding histone deacetylase HOS2 (COG:B;~EggNog:ENOG410PGMA;~InterPro:IPR037138,IPR023696,IPR003084,IPR023801, IPR000286;~PFAM:PF00850;~go_function: GO:0004407 - histone deacetylase activity [Evidence IEA];~go_process: GO:0016575 - histone deacetylation [Evidence IEA]) → MARSAIVQEYSSSTPTLTLDERTALERQNNGIPRPQGYRVSWHANPAVEPHHFGQSHPMKPWRLTLTKQLVMAYGMHHAMDLYLARAATYEEMADFHKTDYLDFLKQVVPGDIENADQSDNVARFNFGDDCPIFDGLYNYCSLYAGGTIDAARKLCNNQSEIAVNWSGGLHHAKKAEASGFCYVNDIVLGILQLLRHHPRVMYIDIDVHHGDGVEQAFWSTDRVLTVSFHKYDKDNFFPGTGALDSTGPNHPLNPGAHHALNVPLHDGIDDDSYIQLFQEVIGASVETYRPGAIVLQCGADSLGCDRLGCFNLNVRAHGACVAFVKTFNLPLLVCGGGGYTPRNVSRAWAHETSILIDAQDIIDPHIPNSVSFRNHFGPDFSLFPPLSEMRRLENKNSRPYLASLVQAVREQLRYIQGAPSVQMSFIPPDILGLREETEQEIDEETALIEEEREEREGGGNGVIRARNSRRRELERGAGYRGELYS
- a CDS encoding OSBP family protein (BUSCO:EOG09262VQQ;~COG:T;~EggNog:ENOG410PH63;~InterPro:IPR037239,IPR000648,IPR018494;~PFAM:PF01237;~go_function: GO:0008289 - lipid binding [Evidence IEA]) gives rise to the protein MSSDWGSWFYSSGTRSSIDESNRSDVHSGDDETVEPDQGNVLSHIISQLRPGADLSRVVLPTFILEPRSMLERITNFMAHPETLLPMTTIDDPLERFVSVVRFYLSGWHIKPPGVKKPLNPILGETFTGYWEYPDGTRGYYIAEQTSHHPPKSSYFFMAPEHRIRIDGTLKPRSKFLGNSAASLMEGVAVLRLLNKGQNQEKGERYILTQPNMYARGILFGKMKYELGDHSYVRCPEHDLVADIEFKTKGYFSGTYNAIGGTIKNEKTGEVYYELSGMWNGEMTIKNVATHKKETLFDAVHAKHTPPLHRPIEEQGDRESQKLWHDTVKAIIARDHDAATDSKTAIEDRQREEAAKRTEQGIEWQPKLFRHVQGGPGGPDEGEEDLDWIIDAEVDSHNPEVAVKQILSIAPILPGQKDEASAASH
- a CDS encoding GIG1 family protein (COG:S;~EggNog:ENOG410PN0C;~InterPro:IPR022036;~PFAM:PF12239), whose product is MPHSETPSTPAATFTAIDEKLTTAEPAALSLDQSSTSNEPGSLPYWLMNIPRNEWPAECPDFLRNLPEKNIQILSTPDERYRRQDWELVKEFIRTNRIERFQRLPSDLRKYLEYTTQIKARYGSVMRFVVKERLRWGDGDDLDALKPKGRPFKYAEDIKTLYNDWPYGVEEGIIHLVVWVKFELEDDPATDDLTPRARKEIDDYVKETFCSRVPPERVVWFKNWKSLKSVHAIEHFHVMLYQPDMDFVREITGGDVPLIATV
- the PNC1 gene encoding nicotinamidase (COG:V;~EggNog:ENOG410PMV9;~InterPro:IPR000868,IPR036380;~PFAM:PF00857) — translated: MTINSRAALVVVDMQEDFCPPNGALAVEEGRSITPVINSLLAHPGFTIRIATQDYHPPDHISFAANHPAPNNIPFESHISMTNPAPGKENDAKLQRLWPVHCVAGTEGASLIPELDSKHFDVHVKKGMNANVEMYSAFSDAFGNMHASLPASGDGDGRAVDVDLEAVLKEKGIQDVFIVGLAGDYCVKYTAIDAAKAGFRSFVVEEGTKCVVHSWWEETKKELRDAGVSVIGVDGPEIAMIGRSTE